One window of the Thermococcus sp. P6 genome contains the following:
- the rrp41 gene encoding exosome complex exonuclease Rrp41, producing the protein MMGRPEGLKLIDENGKRLDGRKKYELRPIRMEVGVLKNADGSAYVEWGKNKVLAAVYGPREIHPKHLQRLDRAILRVRYNMAPFSVEERKKPGPDRRSVEISKVLRGALEPALILEMFPRTAIDVFIEILQADAGTRVAGITAASLALADAGVPMKDLVSACAAGKIDGEIVLDLNKDEDNYGEADVPVAIMPLKNDITLLQMDGYLNKEEFIEAVKLAIKGAKAVYQKQRDALRAKYLKVAEEVVGGE; encoded by the coding sequence ATGATGGGCAGACCAGAGGGTTTAAAGCTCATAGATGAGAACGGGAAGAGGCTTGACGGAAGAAAGAAGTACGAGCTCAGGCCCATACGTATGGAGGTTGGTGTTCTTAAAAACGCTGACGGTTCCGCCTACGTCGAGTGGGGTAAGAACAAAGTTTTAGCTGCCGTTTACGGGCCGAGGGAGATCCATCCGAAGCACCTCCAGAGGCTGGACAGGGCCATACTCCGGGTAAGGTACAACATGGCCCCCTTCAGCGTTGAGGAAAGGAAAAAACCCGGACCCGACAGGAGGAGCGTCGAGATAAGCAAGGTCCTAAGAGGGGCCCTTGAACCGGCCCTGATCCTCGAGATGTTCCCGAGGACGGCGATAGACGTTTTCATCGAGATACTTCAGGCCGATGCAGGAACGAGGGTCGCGGGGATAACGGCCGCCTCACTGGCTCTGGCCGATGCCGGTGTACCAATGAAGGACCTCGTCAGTGCCTGCGCCGCGGGCAAAATCGATGGTGAGATCGTTCTCGACCTCAACAAGGACGAGGATAACTACGGCGAGGCCGACGTTCCCGTGGCCATAATGCCCCTGAAGAACGACATAACGCTCCTTCAGATGGATGGCTACCTGAACAAGGAGGAGTTCATCGAAGCCGTGAAGCTTGCCATCAAGGGAGCTAAGGCGGTTTACCAGAAGCAGAGGGATGCCCTGAGGGCCAAGTACCTCAAGGTGGCTGAGGAGGTCGTTGGAGGTGAGTGA
- the rrp42 gene encoding exosome complex protein Rrp42, giving the protein MEIMAGIMRDHVLNLLREGARVDNRGLEDYRDLEVEVNVIEKAEGSALVKLGNTQVLVGIKVDVGEPFPDLPDRGVITTNVELVPLASPTFEAGPPDENAIELARVVDRGIRESNAVDLEKLVIVPGKLVRVIFVDVHVLDHDGNLLDASGIGAIAALLSTKIPKVTYDPEKEELQVLEEYEPLPVGRIPIPVTMAKIGQNIVVDPTLEEERVMDGRITITTDENGMISSVQKGEGGSFKLEEVMYAVDLAIRKAAEIREKVLKAVGSE; this is encoded by the coding sequence ATGGAGATCATGGCCGGTATAATGCGCGACCACGTCCTGAACCTTCTCAGGGAAGGGGCGAGGGTGGACAATCGCGGTCTCGAGGACTACCGCGATCTGGAGGTAGAGGTCAACGTCATCGAGAAGGCTGAGGGATCAGCTCTGGTGAAGCTCGGCAACACTCAGGTTCTCGTAGGCATAAAGGTCGACGTTGGAGAACCCTTCCCGGATCTCCCGGACAGGGGGGTTATAACGACGAACGTTGAGCTCGTCCCCCTTGCCTCGCCGACCTTTGAAGCCGGACCACCTGACGAGAACGCCATTGAGCTGGCCCGCGTTGTTGACAGGGGGATAAGGGAAAGTAACGCCGTGGATCTGGAGAAGCTCGTCATAGTTCCCGGCAAGCTCGTCAGGGTGATCTTCGTTGACGTTCACGTGCTCGACCACGACGGGAACCTCCTCGATGCGAGTGGAATAGGCGCCATAGCGGCCCTTCTGAGCACGAAAATACCGAAGGTGACCTACGACCCTGAGAAGGAGGAGCTTCAGGTTCTTGAGGAATACGAACCCCTGCCGGTGGGGAGGATTCCAATCCCGGTCACCATGGCCAAGATCGGCCAGAACATCGTTGTGGACCCAACGCTCGAGGAGGAGCGCGTCATGGACGGCAGGATAACGATCACCACCGACGAAAACGGCATGATCTCCTCCGTCCAGAAGGGCGAAGGGGGAAGCTTCAAGCTCGAGGAGGTCATGTACGCCGTCGATCTGGCGATCAGGAAGGCCGCGGAGATAAGGGAGAAGGTTCTGAAGGCGGTTGGGAGCGAGTGA
- the sepF gene encoding cell division protein SepF, translating into MGLFDSLKKKDGKARKKLPAAVKKEVAPRRDVEVVPLEEDVLAKEIAKPQIRYLKKIVVTSYADLERISSELQEGNVVIVDLSPLEAKPEVLEKVAEQVKGMVGALGGQAAMICKTEIKLILLPADIKIAK; encoded by the coding sequence ATGGGACTGTTTGACAGCCTTAAAAAGAAGGATGGAAAGGCCAGAAAGAAGCTGCCCGCGGCGGTGAAAAAGGAGGTCGCTCCCAGACGGGATGTGGAGGTCGTTCCTCTTGAGGAAGATGTTCTTGCCAAGGAGATAGCCAAACCCCAGATCAGGTACCTCAAGAAGATAGTCGTTACGAGCTACGCCGACCTTGAGAGGATCTCCAGTGAGCTTCAGGAGGGCAACGTCGTTATAGTCGACCTGAGCCCGCTGGAAGCCAAGCCGGAGGTCCTTGAAAAGGTTGCCGAGCAGGTAAAGGGCATGGTCGGTGCCCTCGGTGGTCAGGCTGCCATGATCTGCAAGACGGAGATAAAACTTATCCTCCTGCCCGCGGACATCAAGATAGCCAAATGA